A genomic window from Zonotrichia leucophrys gambelii isolate GWCS_2022_RI chromosome 25, RI_Zleu_2.0, whole genome shotgun sequence includes:
- the LOC135457660 gene encoding scale keratin-like, which translates to MNCISSRCLPGCEVACPEPCAYSRGLGPCVASCGDSTALVYAPPVWITFPGPILSSCPQESIVASSMPQPSGGSSYGSGMGGYSGGLSRIGGSYGSGGSYGSGGSYGSGGSYGSGGSYGSGGSYGSGGSYGCGSSSGRLSSSGCGGSSSGGCTLSKFYTSSSRGSRLGH; encoded by the coding sequence ATGAACTGCATCAGCTCCCGGTGCCTGCCCGGCTGCGAGGTggcctgccctgagccctgtgcctACAGCAGAGGCCTCGGCCCCTGCGTGGCCTCCTGTGGGGACTCCACGGCCCTGGTCTACGCCCCACCCGTGTGGATCACCTTCCCCGGCCCCATCCTGAGCTCCTGCCCCCAGGAAAGCATCGTGGCATCGTCCATGCCCCAGCCCTCCGGTGGTTCCTCCTACGGCTCAGGGATGGGAGGTTACTCTGGTGGCCTGTCTAGAATTGGGGGCTCCTATGGATCTGGGGGCTCCTATGGATCTGGGGGTTCCTATGGATCTGGGGGCTCCTATGGATCTGGGGGTTCCTACGGATCTGGGGGCTCCTACGGATCTGGGGGCTCCTATGGATGTGGGAGCTCTTCGGGGAGGTTGAGCTCCTCTGGATGTGGGGGCTCCTCCTCGGGGggctgcaccctcagcaagttctACACCAGCAGCAGCCGTGGGTCCCGCCTGGGACACTGA